DNA sequence from the Parachlamydia acanthamoebae genome:
GCGTTTCCTGCCTTCCTAAGAGATCAGGCCCTCTCACAACCCCACAGCGCTACCGTTAACTCAGAAGCAAAAGACTTAGAGAAACAAATCAAGGAGATTGTAAAACAACAGCAAGAACTTGCAGAAAAACAAGCGACACTCGGAAGGCAGGCAACCCTTCTTTTAGGCCGCATCAATAGAATGATTCGCCCCTCAACAGATCCTAGCTCACCTCTTCTTATTGAAAACGCATTTAAAGAGCCTCCAAAATTAAACTGGAAAACCCATTGTGGAATTTCAATCTTCTTTGCTGCTTGTCTTTTTTCTGTCATTGCAGCAGGTTACGTCCTTCTCCATTTCAAACATTCGACGGAGTAATTAATTGCCTTTCCAAGAAAAAAAAGGCATTTTTCCTAATATATAGCCAAGCAAAGCACCGCTTAAGTGAGCGGTGTTGGCAATCCCTGGGGATATAGCTGTATGCTGGATCACTTCAAAAGCAAATGAGATGAGCTGAATCCCTAACATCGTCATAATAAAAAATAAGATAAACCCTAGGGTAGCTCTTTGTACTTGATAACCTTCCCAAGCCGCATGCCGTTGTCTCACCCAAATAAAGGCGATCATGGCACATAAAATGCCTGAAAAACCCAAAAAATTTGAACCGCTCATCAAATACTGAGCTGTGTTGGAAAATACACCTGTCAACAAAATAAACAAAATGTATTTGCCTTTTCCAATGCGTTGTTCAATTTGCTTCCCAATTACGATCAGCCAAATCATATTAAAAAACAGATGGAATAGATCACTGTGGAGAAGCGCGGGTGTAAATACTCTCCAAATTTCCCCTTGCTTGATTTTTTCAAACATCGGTGCTTTGAACTCCCAGGAAGTATCGGGATGCTGAAAATGGAGCACAATTTGATCGTACACCCCTTCCCAATAGGGTGTTTGGGAAAATTCTTGCAAAAGGGCTTTTGCCTCGGGTGGTGCAGTTGTCGGATTTTGCAATTTCTCCAAACCAAACTTTTCAACAAACTGATCGAGAAGCTCAAAAGCCCTTGGATAGTCATAGAGCAGTACTTTTTTGATGGGTGACAGCGAAACTGGGTAAGGGATATTTGTTGCAGGAGTCTCGAATTCAGGCGTCGTAAACTGACTGACGAAGAAAATTAAAATGCAGGTTAGTAAAAAATAAAGTGTAACACGCCCCATTGGCTGAGAACTCGCGGAAGGATTTCCTTTTTGACGGTGAAAATAGGATGGTGTTTCCTCTTCAGGGGAAAGTAGTTCCTCTGCTGGAATGAGCTCCGCGTCTCCCTCACTTTTCTTAAACATCTGATCGTTAGGATTTCGAGAAAATGCGTCTAGCCACCCTTGCACTTTTTCAACATCTTCTTCATTGATAATCCAGATGTCACTTGTCATTAGCCCATAATCGGGGCTTCCCCAATCCTTATTGACATTTTGTTCAAGCTGATATTCAACTCTCTGGTTTGTCAAAAAGAGCGCAAAATCCTGAGCAAGATTAGGGTCATTAAATGTATGAATTAACCGCATGTCTATTCCTTTAGTGAATCGCAGCAACTTTTTGCACAATCTGCGATGTAGACAGTCCTGGTACTAAGTCCACAATATGTATCCGTCCACCGTGCGCTTTAACAATGTCCGCTTCGATGCAGTTTAGTCCATACTCCGAGCCATTTACATGAACATCAGGTTTGATTTTTGAAAGAATACTGCGGGGATCTGTTTCATCAAACCACGTGACAGCATATACAAATTCTAAAGCAGCCATCATCTCTATTCGATACTCGAGTGAGATAATTGGTCGCAAAGGATTTTTATATGCCTGGATCGAACGGTCGGTATTTAACGCGACAATTAAACAATCCCCAACCTGTGAAGCTTCAAATAAAATTTGAAGATGGCCGGCATGCAAAAGATCAAAAGATCCATTCAACGTTGCGATCGTTTTCCCGGCTTGCCGAATACCTGCCACAAAACTCTCTATTTGATCAGGTGGGCAAACTTTTTTTTCGCACGCTTTTTTCCAAGTCTTTTCCATGCAAGCCTCTTATCGCCGTCTTTGGGGAAAAGCGATCTGAAAGACCTCGTCATAGTGCTCAACAAAATAAACCGTCAAACCTTTTTTGATATAATCCGGCAATTCTGCATAATCACGCATATTGTCTTTTGGGAAGATCAACGTTTTTAAACCTGAGCGACGAGATGCCACTAGCTTTTCTTTCACGCCTCCAATTCCCAAAATCCGCCCAGTCAAGGTCAGCTCGCCAGTCATGCCCAAATCATCTAAAACAGGTGTATTTGTCAAAAGGGATAACAAGGCTGTTACCATGGTAATCCCAGCAGAAGGGCCATCTTTTGGCGTTGCGCCTTCTGGAATATGAATATGCACCTGGGATTTTTCAAAGAAAGTATATTCTGGTGCATACTTATGCACAGAACTATGCAAATAGCTCCAAGCAATTTCGGAAGATTCCTTCATCACCTGACCAGCCTGCCCAGTCAGTTTCATTTCCGTTTTTTCAGAAGCGACCTTAATCGCTTCAATGTAAAGAGTTGCGCCTCCAAGAGCGGTCCAAGCCAAGCCCATACACACACCAACAGGCGTACGCTCATAAAAACGATCGGAAACAAACACAGGTTTCCCCAGGTATTCCGATAAAGAATCAGCGCTGATACGGTGCATCTTTTCACGCGCTGTCGGTTGCTTAGACGATTTCTTCTTCTTCGTGTTTACCTCTGCTTGCTCTTCTCGCACAATCTTGACAGCCAGCTTTCTCAAAATCTTTTTCAGATTGTTTTC
Encoded proteins:
- a CDS encoding rhomboid family intramembrane serine protease codes for the protein MRLIHTFNDPNLAQDFALFLTNQRVEYQLEQNVNKDWGSPDYGLMTSDIWIINEEDVEKVQGWLDAFSRNPNDQMFKKSEGDAELIPAEELLSPEEETPSYFHRQKGNPSASSQPMGRVTLYFLLTCILIFFVSQFTTPEFETPATNIPYPVSLSPIKKVLLYDYPRAFELLDQFVEKFGLEKLQNPTTAPPEAKALLQEFSQTPYWEGVYDQIVLHFQHPDTSWEFKAPMFEKIKQGEIWRVFTPALLHSDLFHLFFNMIWLIVIGKQIEQRIGKGKYILFILLTGVFSNTAQYLMSGSNFLGFSGILCAMIAFIWVRQRHAAWEGYQVQRATLGFILFFIMTMLGIQLISFAFEVIQHTAISPGIANTAHLSGALLGYILGKMPFFSWKGN
- a CDS encoding adenylyltransferase/cytidyltransferase family protein codes for the protein MEKTWKKACEKKVCPPDQIESFVAGIRQAGKTIATLNGSFDLLHAGHLQILFEASQVGDCLIVALNTDRSIQAYKNPLRPIISLEYRIEMMAALEFVYAVTWFDETDPRSILSKIKPDVHVNGSEYGLNCIEADIVKAHGGRIHIVDLVPGLSTSQIVQKVAAIH